ACTGCAAGAACAATACATTGCTTTACAGCGCCTTACTCGCATGAGATTTCATCTCGTGCATAATCTGACGCGTGAAAAGCAGTACTTTTTGCAACACCTGTTCTTCAAATGCAGCGCTTTTACCAGCGAGGTGGAAAGCGATGTCTTCGGTCATGCCATCACCGAGTTGTTGCTGGAGCAGTATAGTCTTGATGAAATCGGATCCATGGAACTGGCGGATCTTGCAGATTACCTAAAAGAGAAAGGCAAGAATCGTTTCCCTAATCCGGAGAAGGTCGCCAAGTGCATTCAGAAGGCCGCCCGTTCCTCATACCGCCTCTCCAAATGTGTAGAGGATACGATTGACATCCTGCTTGCTACTTCCATCGAGTCTATACGAACTATCAAGCAACAGATCAAACAGATTGACCAAGCTATCGCGCGACTGCTGGACGGCATCCCGAACACGCTGGAGACCATTCCCGGCATTGGACGCGTTTACTGCGCCGGCATTCTTGCCGAGATCGGCGACATTCACCGGTTTAAAGACCAAGCCGCCGTTGCAAAGTATGCGGGTCTCACGTGGCGTAAACACCAATCCGGTAAATTTGAAGCCGAAGATACTAAGCGAATCAAATCTGGTAACCGGTTCCTCCGCTATTACCTTGTTGAAGCCGCCAACTCGGTAAAACGACATGATCCAGAATTTCAGAATTACTACCAGAAGAAATTCGCTGAGGTGCCAAAGCACCAACATAAAAGAGCCCTCGTCTTAACCGCAAGAAAACTTGTACGTCTGGTCGATGTGCTGCTACGCAACGACCAAATCTACACGCCTAGAAGGAAGGTGAATACGGAGAAGCAATAATCGCCTCCTTATCATCCTTTGGTAACAGTTCCAGTTCGAGGAACAAACTCAGACTGGGTTTCTTTAGTGCTGTCTTTTTCACTGACTCACGGTAATTTGGTCCAACAAAATTTCCATTTTTCGAGTTTCAGGAACTTGACATATTACCGTTGGACTGGACTAATGATACTTTTCCGCAATAAGCCTTATATCGGTGATACTGCTTCCTTAAGTCTAAATTGACCTATAATAGGGTGATAGTCGGATTGTGCTCATTAATTGCCTAAAACTACGATTTGCTTACGAAAAATGAGAAGATATAAAGATCCTTCGATGAAAGGGAAACTAAAATGATTTTCAATTCTGAAGCACCCAACTCTGCTCTAAATCATCTTCTAGAATTAATTTCACAGTTTTCATTTACGCATGGAACCTTTGAGACCAACATTTCCTTTCTTTCTTTGCTGAGAGAGGTTAAGCCCACTGTCGTCGAACATGGATTTCTTAATCCTCAAATATGTATCCTGATCCAAGGCAATAAAAAACTCAACATAGGTCAAAAATCGATTGAATTGGGAGCAGGGGACTATATTGCTTCAAGTATTGACATGCCTATTAGCGGACAGGTTTCAAAAGCTTCAAAGGAAACACCTTATACGTCCATTAAGATTACATTTACTTCAGAGGAAATCGCATCCGTGGTATTAGAAGCTAATATTAAACCAAGAGAAGAGAATCAACTAAGAGAGGGAGCATGCACTGGCAAAGTAGGGCGTGAAGTACTTTTGGTGCTCGAAAGGCTACTTCATCTCTGCGCTGATTCTCAAGCCGCTGCCTTTCTCACTCCAGCGGTGAAACGAGAGATCATCTATCGCCTTCTAACTGGAGAAGATGGGGCAATGTTTTATAATAATATGCTCTTACATCATGAAGCTTCAGGTATCAGTAAAGCCATCCACTATGTTAAAGCTAATTTTGAGCGCTCGCTTACAGTTGATGAGATCGCCCGTGTAGGCACCATGAGTGTTTCCACTTTACATCACAAATTTAAGGCAGTAACCACATTGAGTCCCCTACAATATCAAAAGCAACTTAGGCTTCAAGAAGCACGAAGCATCCTTTTAAGCGGTGGAGTTGATGTGACCAGAGCTGCCTTTCAGGTCGGCTATGCAAGCGTGACGCAATTTAATCGCGAATACAAAAGACTTTTCGGTTTACCGCCCCTAAAAGATATTCAAGCTATTCGAACAAGACCAAATTAATGTAAAGCAACAACTCGTGTTTGAGGTGAGTCCGATTTCAAGGGCGTCGTATCAGGGATAATACGCCTGGCCATGGGCAATTTTTCGGAGATTCGGTATTACGGCTATCCCATGTCCCGAAGCTATAAGAATTGGACTGATCTCGTTCGTATATGTGTCAAATGAATAGCTTTGCAGTTTGATATTGCACTAACGGGTGCGAATATGCAATAAGCGACGTTTTAAATTTCGCATAAATCACAATCATTCATGCATGAGTATGCGCGTTTGATCATCAATTGCCGCGGGCCAGACAATTGCTCAGTCCACAGCTTTATTTTCTTGCGGCCAACGATATCAGGTAAGATTGACTAAAGGAATTCGTTACCTCTATTGGCTTGCTTGCGGGCTCTGAACGAAGTAATGGGGGAAACAACGGAATCCAAGTATCTTGTTTGATAATGGAGAGGCATCTAGTTGTAGATAAAGGCATACAACTCCGTTCCCCTCCGGGGCACCGTCAGCCACGCGACCCCTTCCGTGAAACGGCACCCTCAGCACCACCAACAGTTCCGCCGTTGAGGGCTCTTGGCCTGTTGTTTACAAACAAAGGGGGCTCCCCTAGAGGTAGCCCCTGTTTAAGTAACCAGTTATCTGATTCTCTATAACGAAGCGTGAAGAGAAATATTTCTCGTTGGACAATGGGATTGATCGGTCAGGGACGAATGTCGGTAATTGGTGTGGCGTAAGTGTTTCGGGATACGCTGATTCGTGGTGCAGGGCGAGATCGAGGCCCATAATCTCCTTTTCTTTGGAAACCCGCAGGCCCATCACGACATCCACCACCCACAGGAGAACAAGCGTCCCCAAACCGGAGAAGACCCACGTAGCAACAACGCCGATAAGTTGAAGGAGCAACTGGTGCGGGTTACCGTGGAACAGGCCGTTCGATCCGCTTGCGTTGACGGCGGTCGTCGCGAACAAACCGGTTGCCAGTGCTCCCCATGTTCCACCGATGCCATGGCCACCGAAAGCGTCTAGCGCGTCATCATATCCGAGTTTAGCCTTCATAAACGTTGAAGCCAGGTAGCAGATGGCGCCTCCAAGTAAGCCAAGGACAATTGAGCTCCCGGGAGATACGAACCCGGCTGCAGGCGTGACGGCGACCAAGCCAGCAACTGCACCCGCACATGCCCCGACCAATGACACATGGCCTGTGCGAATTTTTTCCGCGATCATCCAACCAACTGCCGCCGCTGCAGTCGCTGTATTGGTCGTGAGGAACGCAACAGCGGATAACGCATTTGCACCAAGCGCACTTCCGGCATTGAAACCAAACCAACCAAACCAGAGCAGCGCTGTCCCTAGCAACACAAAGGGAACGTTGTGCGCTTGAACCGGAACCGTGTTCCGCACGCCTGCCAAGATAGATGGCCGAGACTAGGCCGGCAACCCCGGAGGAAATGTGGACGACCGTACCGCCGGCGAAATCCAGCACACCTAAGCTGTGAAGCCAGCCGCCTGCACCCCAAACCCAGTGCGCGAGCGGATCGTAAATGATGGTTGACCACAGAATGATAAAAACGACAAATGACGCAAACTTTACGCGTTCGGCAAGGCCGCCAACGATGAGTGCAGGCGTGATGATGGCGAACATCATCTGGAAAATCCCGAACACCATGCTTGGGATGGTACCAGCGTAATCACTGTCCGGCTGTGCGCCGACGCCATTCATCATGAACCACTGAAGCCCACCGACAATGTGGTGAACATCCGGACCAAACGCCAAGCTATAGCCAATGATGACCCACTGTAACGAGACAATCAGGATGACCGCAACGACTTGTAGCATCGTCGTGATCACGTTTTTACCGCGAACGAGACCCCCGTAAAAGAACGCCAATCCCGGTGTCATCAAGAGAACGAGTGCCGACGAAGCCAAAATCCAGGACGTGTCACCGGTGTCGACTCTGGTCGTTGTGGCAGCAAAGCTTACACACGGAACAAAAATCACGGCGATAATAGAAGACAAAAGTAGCCGTAATCTCCATTTGAAGATGTTCGTCATTACTCCACCTCCATTTTTGCAGAATTTTTGTATAAAACATACGTGTAACTCAGAAGTTCGTCAAGAACTTATGTTAGATTTTATTACACAATCGGAAAATGTACGTTTGACGCGGTGTCACGGTTCGCTCGGGTCGTTTCATTTTTCTCACGAACATTCGGGGAATGATTCTCCTGCATAACCTCATATCGACATGAAAAACCTAGGTAAAAGTCGTGGCTACAACTTACGGTTGTGACGGTTAGGAGGTAAGTAATGCGTCGACGGCAGAGATTGGCATCTTTGCTCACCGCGTCCCTTATCATGGGCTTAGCGGGATGTGCAGATAACAGCACGAACCTAACGGATAACCCGGATCACGCACAAGGTGCTGCTGACTCGTATGGTGCATTTGGTGGAGATACACGGACATCGTTAAGAGACACGCATCATGACAAAGCTGGGCTCGCGTTGCAGAAACCTCATCAGGCGAATATTCCAGCCACTTCGGCCATCGGAGCCTTGCAGAAGAGCAACACACTATATAACTTGACCATGACCGGAGAAGATACAGGATATCGTTGGGGATTTGTCAACGGTGTTTTTACCATGCAGAGGACGATGGACGGGGGAGCACAGTGGTTCCCGATCACGCTCCCAACACCGTGGACCCTCGCACAGTTATCCGCGGGGAGTGGTCAATTGGAGAATCCGGGTGTAGAAGTTGTTGACCCGGAATCGGTATACGTGTTCGGCCTTATCGGAAAAAATCTGCTAGCCCTTCACACGTCCGACGGAGGACATCACTGGTCCACCAAATCTTTGTCTCTGGATCAGAGTGGTATGCAGATCGAAAGCGTCAACATGGTTGGCAATCAGCACGGTTGGATATTACTTCGTGGCGGGACCAAACCGTCATTCTATCGGTTAGAAAATAACGCAACGGAATTCTATCCGCTAAAAGTTCAAAACGGGGGTACACGGACTACGGGACTACCAGCAAGTGCACAGGCAGTTGTACGTTTCACGAACTCAAACGACGGCTGGCTGGTGGCCACGACAAGTGACGGGCTCCTTCATTTTTACATGAGTCACAACGGTGGAGACACATGGGCTGGGAAAACACTGCCACCGCCTCAAGGGCTGAAAGGATGGAAGGCCGTTCGTGTGTTCCAGCCCGTCATCCTGGAAAAGGAAGGGTCATTCCTGGTTCGATATGAACGAATCACGAATGGAAAGGCACAAATGAGGATTGGAACATTCCGGTCAATTGACGGAGGAGCCCATTTCAAATCTTGGTTCTCAGACGAATTGGATGATGCAACGGCGGACTACAGCGGAACTCCGGCACATTTTATCAACTCCGACTATGGCTGGACCATCAACGATCAGCGACTCATGGCAACGTGGGACGGCGGGTTCACCTGGCGAACCATCCATTCCTCGTCACTTGAATCCATTCTCCATGCGTATCCACGCGTTCTTTCCATGGACTTTATGTCTGATACGTTCGGCTGGATGTTGCTACAGACTGGCGACTACAAGCGGACCGCACTCGTCAAGGTCACAGTGAATGGAACATTTACGTGGGCTGATGCAAAGGTCATGGGTCCTTGAATAGGAATGGTGCGATGCAGGGTGCGGTGAAGGTTAGATTCCGTATACGGTACAGAGGACTGCCTGGCATAGGCAGTCCTTTTCCTATAGATGAATAGTAAGCAACTAATGGGAGTTTTTGTACTCTTCTAAATTTACATTATCCCATGCTGTAAGGGAAAACTCGCAACGATGATCAAGGAGGTGACACGATGCAAGACGAGCGAGCACGATTAC
The genomic region above belongs to Alicyclobacillus dauci and contains:
- a CDS encoding IS110 family RNA-guided transposase, with amino-acid sequence MKLFVGIDVSSEDLKVCAMNIVGDTLDSFTVTNNHDGASRLRDKLLSLADKEKSKEIHVGLESTSVYSWHPAMFLHEDNSLQKRGTKVFTINPKLISKFREAYPDLDKTDYIDAWIIADRLRFGRLPMTVVLQEQYIALQRLTRMRFHLVHNLTREKQYFLQHLFFKCSAFTSEVESDVFGHAITELLLEQYSLDEIGSMELADLADYLKEKGKNRFPNPEKVAKCIQKAARSSYRLSKCVEDTIDILLATSIESIRTIKQQIKQIDQAIARLLDGIPNTLETIPGIGRVYCAGILAEIGDIHRFKDQAAVAKYAGLTWRKHQSGKFEAEDTKRIKSGNRFLRYYLVEAANSVKRHDPEFQNYYQKKFAEVPKHQHKRALVLTARKLVRLVDVLLRNDQIYTPRRKVNTEKQ
- a CDS encoding AraC family transcriptional regulator gives rise to the protein MIFNSEAPNSALNHLLELISQFSFTHGTFETNISFLSLLREVKPTVVEHGFLNPQICILIQGNKKLNIGQKSIELGAGDYIASSIDMPISGQVSKASKETPYTSIKITFTSEEIASVVLEANIKPREENQLREGACTGKVGREVLLVLERLLHLCADSQAAAFLTPAVKREIIYRLLTGEDGAMFYNNMLLHHEASGISKAIHYVKANFERSLTVDEIARVGTMSVSTLHHKFKAVTTLSPLQYQKQLRLQEARSILLSGGVDVTRAAFQVGYASVTQFNREYKRLFGLPPLKDIQAIRTRPN
- a CDS encoding WD40/YVTN/BNR-like repeat-containing protein, with amino-acid sequence MRRRQRLASLLTASLIMGLAGCADNSTNLTDNPDHAQGAADSYGAFGGDTRTSLRDTHHDKAGLALQKPHQANIPATSAIGALQKSNTLYNLTMTGEDTGYRWGFVNGVFTMQRTMDGGAQWFPITLPTPWTLAQLSAGSGQLENPGVEVVDPESVYVFGLIGKNLLALHTSDGGHHWSTKSLSLDQSGMQIESVNMVGNQHGWILLRGGTKPSFYRLENNATEFYPLKVQNGGTRTTGLPASAQAVVRFTNSNDGWLVATTSDGLLHFYMSHNGGDTWAGKTLPPPQGLKGWKAVRVFQPVILEKEGSFLVRYERITNGKAQMRIGTFRSIDGGAHFKSWFSDELDDATADYSGTPAHFINSDYGWTINDQRLMATWDGGFTWRTIHSSSLESILHAYPRVLSMDFMSDTFGWMLLQTGDYKRTALVKVTVNGTFTWADAKVMGP